The DNA segment GATTGTGTGGCGTTGGCGTGGCGTGGCGGGCCGGCGGGGCGGCCCGCGCGTGGCCGGTGGGGTGTGGTCAGGCGTGGCCGGTGGGGTGTGGTCAGGCGTGGGCCGGCGAAGTGGCCGGGTCCAGTGCGCGAACCGGTCGTACGGACCCCACCGGGAGCCCGCCGCCGAGCAGCGGTGCGCCGGCGAAGGCGGTGAGCAGGGCGGGGTCGACGCCGACGCGGGCGAGGGCGGCCGCGGCGACCGGGACGCGGGCACGGTCGTTGCCGTCGGCGATCTTCACGGCGACGGCGCGGCCGTCGGGCAGCGCGGCCACCTGAACGCCCTCGAAGCCGTCCTTGCCGAGCAGGCCGGGGACGGCCCGCATGAGAGCGGCCACGTCGCGTCGCGTACCGGAGGCCAGCTCGGCGTGCTCGCGCATCGCGTCGGCCACCCGCGCCTCGGGCGTTCCCGGCGCGGCCGTGGTGATGCGGGCGAGGGCCCGCGCGAGACCGTGCAGGGATATGGAGAACAGCGGCGCGCCGCAGCCGTCCACGGTCACACGGGCCACAGGCTGCCCGGTCAGCTCCTCGACCGTCTCCGCGACGGCCCGCTGGAGCGGGTGCGCCGGGTCCAGGTAGTCCGCCAGGGACCAGCCGTTGACCTTGGCGGTCCACAGCATGGCGGCGTGCTTGCCCGAGCAGTTCTGGGCGAGCCGGCTGGGCGTGCGGCCGTCGCGGATCCAGGTGTCGCGCACGACCGGGTCGTACGGCATGTCGGGGACGTTGCGCAGGTGGTCCTCGGTGAGCCCGGCGAGGTCGAGCATGCGCCGGGCGGCCTGGAGGTGGAACTCTTCGCCGGAGTGGCTGGCGGCGGTCAGCGAGAGGAGTTCGCCGCCGTCGAGCGGGAGTCCGGCCCGCAGCATGGCCACGGCCTGGACGGGCTTGAGGGCCGAGCGCGGGTAGAACGCGGCCTCGATGTCGCCGAGCTGGAACTGGACCCGGCCGTCGGCGCCGAGCACGACGACGGAGCCGTGGTGGACGCCCTCGACGACCCCGCCGCGTACGACGTGGGCGACGGGTGCGTGCAGGGGCTCCCGGACGACGGGCGCGCCGGCGGGGGGACGGGGGGAACCGACGGCGGAGGCGTCGGCGGGAGAACTGCTGTGCATCTCTGCCTGTATCACTGGGTCGGGGCCGGCCGGCGCGCGGGTCGCGTGTCGTCCGGGGTGGACGGTGGGCGTGTTCCGCCCTGGAGGGTGTCGCTCGCGGTCGCGGGCCCGCCCTGTGCGGGCAGGTCCGCGCGCGTGGCGCGCACGATGGCGGTGAGGGAGGTCTCGACGCGGTCGAGGTGGTGGCTCATCGCTTCGACGGCGTCGTGCTCGGAGCCGTCGAGCAGCGCTTCGACGATCGCGCGGTGCTCGCGGTTGGACTGCTCGCGGCGGTCGCCCAGCTCGGTGAGGAAGGCGGACTGGCGGGCCAGTGCGTCGCGGATCTCCTCGATGACCCGGCGGAAGACCGGGTTCTGGGCGGCCTCGGCGACCGCGATGTGGAAGAGGGTGTCCATCGCGACCCACGCGGTGGTGTCCGTCTCCCGCTCCATGCGCTCCAGCAGGTGGGCCAGGCGGTCGAGGTCCTCGGGGCCGCGGCGCAGGGCCGCGTACCCGGCGACCGGGATCTCTATGTGGCGGCGCACCTCCAGCAGGTCGCTGGCCGCGTAGTCGCCGAAGGTGGGGTCCTCCACGGCGCTCGCGACGACGAAGGTGCCCTTTCCGGTCCGGGAGACGGTCAGGCCCATCGTCTGCAGCGCACGCAGCGCCTCGCGGAGGACGGGCCGGGACACCTCGAGGGTGCGGCACAGCTCGGCTTCGGAGGGGAGTTTGTCGCCGATGGCGTACTCACCGCGCTCGATGGCGCCGCGGAGGTGGCCGAGGACCGCTTCCATGGCGCTGACGCGCCGTGGGACCCGACCACCTGTCTGGCTGTCTGACAGGTTCACGGAGCGATCCTGCGGCGTACGGGACGGCACTGTCAAGGCGTCACGGGCGGACGTGCCGGGAGACACACGCGCGACCGCGCGCGGACACGCAGAGACGCAGACCCGTGGAGACGTGGACACGCGAACACGCGGACACGCGGACGGGGTGCGGACGCCCGGTGAAAGGCGTCCGCACCCCGCGGGTGGTTCGGGTGGGCTCGCTCAGCTTTCGAGCGTGCCGGTGGCCAGCAGGCCGATCAGGAGCACGCCGATGATGATCCGGTAGATCACGAAGGCGTTGAAGGAGTGCTTGGCGACGAACTTCAGGAGCCAGGAGATGGAGGCGTAGGCGACGACGAAGGACACGATCGTGCCGGTGGCCAGCGGGGCGGCGCCGACGCCCGCGCCGAGGGCGTCCTTCAGCTCGTAGATGCCGGCGCCGGTCAGGGCCGGGATGCCGAGGAAGAAGGAGAGACGCGTGGCGGCGACGCGGTCGAGGTCCAGGACGAGCGCGGTGGACATCGTGGCGCCGGAGCGGGAGAAGCCGGGGAAGAGCAGGGCGAGGATCTGGGAGGAGCCGACGAGCATCGCGTCCTTGAAGGAGGTGTCGTCCTCACCACGCTTGTGGCGGCCCATCTGGTCCGCGCACCACATCACGGCGGATCCCACGATCAGCGAACCGGCGACCACCCAGAGGGAGGCGAGCGGGCCGTCGATCAGGGGCTTGGCGGCCAGGCCCACCACGACGATCGGGACGGTCGCGGCGATCACCCACCAGGCGAACTTGTAGTCGTGGTGGTAGCGCTCTTCGCGGTTGGTCAGACCCCGGAACCAGGCGGAAACGATCCGCTTGATGTCCTTGAAGAAGTACACGAGCACGGCGGCGATGGCGCCGACCTGGATGACTGCGGAGAACCCGACGACGGACTTGTCGTCGACGGGGATGTTCATGAGCCCCTCGGCGATCTTGAGGTGGCCGGTGGAGGACACGGGGAGGAATTCGGTCACCCCCTCGACTACTCCGAGGACGACGGCCTGACCGACGGAGATGGCGCTCATGGAATCCAGTTCTGAGGAGAGTTGGTCGACAGTGCTGTAGACAGTCTTACTATGCCAAGTCGTAGAGCAAGCGGCTACGCCACCCACAGGGCGCCGGCGAGCGAGACCCCGGCGAAGGCCGCCCCGAGTCCCGCCGCCACGCTCACGACCGCGTTGGCCGCAGCGTAGAGCCCGGCACCGGTCTCGGTCAGCCTGAGGGTCTCGTAGGAGAAGGTCGAGTAGGTCGTCAGGGCGCCGCAGAGCCCGGTACCGAGCAGCAGCTGGAGGTGCGGGCCCGCGACGCCGGCGGAGGCCGCACCGCTGAGGAGGCCCAGGATCAGGCAGCCGGCGACGTTCACCGCGAAGGTGCCCCAGGGGAGGACGGAGTCATGGCGGGCCCGGACGGCACGGTCGGTGAGATGACGCAGGGGGGCGCCGACCGCGGCTCCCAGGATGACCAGCAGCCAGTTCACAACGAGTTCTCACCCTTCACGTCCGTCGTACCGGAAGCCGGATCCGGGCGCCGGGTCCGGGCCCGGGACACGGGGGCGTCGCCGCCTGCCGCGAACAGCCGGCGCGCGGCGCCCGAGCCCAGCCGGACCGCCGCGAGGGCGGCGAGCAGGGTTGCGGCGAGGTAGCCCAGGCCGATGCCGACGTGGCCGTCGCCGGCCAGCTTGCGGATGTCGACCGCGTAGGTGGAGAAGGTGGTGAAGCCGCCGAGCACACCGGTGCCGAAGAAGGGGCGCACCAGGCGGTGGACACTGCGCACCTCGGTGATCAGCACCATGAACACGCCGATCACGGCACAGCCGGTGACATTGGTCCAGAACGTCGCCCAGGGGAACGCGCCGGGAACCGTGGGCCACGCCAGGCCCAGTGCGTACCGGGCCGTGGCACCGAGGGCACCGCCCGCCGCGACCACCGCGATCACCGGGGCCTGCGTCCGCCACTCGGCCCGCTTGGGCGACACGGGGCGCACGCGGACGCTCTCGGCTTCCGGGGCTGTCATGGTCCTACGTCTCCTGTCCGGCCCTGCCCCGACGGGTGATCTCGGCCGGGCACCAGGGTACCGTCGGCCCGATCGGCGGCCGTCCCCGCATGGACCTCACTCCCGCACTCCCCCGAGCAGCCCACGGGTCGCCGGCCGTGCGGCGACCTGGCCG comes from the Streptomyces sp. NBC_00820 genome and includes:
- a CDS encoding asparaginase codes for the protein MHSSSPADASAVGSPRPPAGAPVVREPLHAPVAHVVRGGVVEGVHHGSVVVLGADGRVQFQLGDIEAAFYPRSALKPVQAVAMLRAGLPLDGGELLSLTAASHSGEEFHLQAARRMLDLAGLTEDHLRNVPDMPYDPVVRDTWIRDGRTPSRLAQNCSGKHAAMLWTAKVNGWSLADYLDPAHPLQRAVAETVEELTGQPVARVTVDGCGAPLFSISLHGLARALARITTAAPGTPEARVADAMREHAELASGTRRDVAALMRAVPGLLGKDGFEGVQVAALPDGRAVAVKIADGNDRARVPVAAAALARVGVDPALLTAFAGAPLLGGGLPVGSVRPVRALDPATSPAHA
- a CDS encoding FadR/GntR family transcriptional regulator, whose product is MNLSDSQTGGRVPRRVSAMEAVLGHLRGAIERGEYAIGDKLPSEAELCRTLEVSRPVLREALRALQTMGLTVSRTGKGTFVVASAVEDPTFGDYAASDLLEVRRHIEIPVAGYAALRRGPEDLDRLAHLLERMERETDTTAWVAMDTLFHIAVAEAAQNPVFRRVIEEIRDALARQSAFLTELGDRREQSNREHRAIVEALLDGSEHDAVEAMSHHLDRVETSLTAIVRATRADLPAQGGPATASDTLQGGTRPPSTPDDTRPARRPAPTQ
- the crcB gene encoding fluoride efflux transporter CrcB, giving the protein MNWLLVILGAAVGAPLRHLTDRAVRARHDSVLPWGTFAVNVAGCLILGLLSGAASAGVAGPHLQLLLGTGLCGALTTYSTFSYETLRLTETGAGLYAAANAVVSVAAGLGAAFAGVSLAGALWVA
- a CDS encoding undecaprenyl-diphosphate phosphatase; translated protein: MSAISVGQAVVLGVVEGVTEFLPVSSTGHLKIAEGLMNIPVDDKSVVGFSAVIQVGAIAAVLVYFFKDIKRIVSAWFRGLTNREERYHHDYKFAWWVIAATVPIVVVGLAAKPLIDGPLASLWVVAGSLIVGSAVMWCADQMGRHKRGEDDTSFKDAMLVGSSQILALLFPGFSRSGATMSTALVLDLDRVAATRLSFFLGIPALTGAGIYELKDALGAGVGAAPLATGTIVSFVVAYASISWLLKFVAKHSFNAFVIYRIIIGVLLIGLLATGTLES